The DNA region AGGCTCGCGATGGTGTGACTGACATCTGGGGCATCATCATCCGCCCAACCAACTTTGATCCGTCACGCAAGTACCCGGTGATCGAGAACATCTATGCAGGGCCCCAGGGGTCCTTTGTCCCCAAGACCTTCAGCACTCAGGCCGGCATGAACGCCATCGCCGAACTCGGGTTCATTGTGATCCAGGTGGACGGCATGGGCACGTCGAACCGATCAAAGGCCTTCCACGACATGGCCTGGCGAAATCTCGGTGACGCGGGGTTCCCGGACCGCATCCTGTGGCACAAGGCCGTGGCCGCGAAGTATCCGGCCAACTACGACCTCACGCGCGTGGGCATCTATGGCACGTCCGCCGGTGGGCAGAATGCCGCCGGTGCGGTGCTGTTCCATCCTGAGTTCTACCACGTGGCGTATTCCAACTCGGGCTGTCACGACAACCGCATGGACAAGATCTGGTGGAACGAGCAGTGGATGGGCTGGCCCATCGCCTCGCACTATGGCGCTTCGTCCAACGTTGACAACGCGCAGAACCTGAAGGGCCGGCTCATGTTGCTGGTGCCCGAGATGGACACAAACGTGGATCCCGCGTCGACGATGCAGGTGGCGAATGCGTTGATACGGGCGAACAAGACGTTTGAGCTCGTGGTGGTGCCGGGGGCCAATCACGGCGCGGGCGGCGCGTTCAGCACGCGCAAGCGCAACGACTGGTTTGTGAAGCACCTGCTCGGGATCGATCCGCCAAACTGGAACATCACGGACCTGCCGGCGCCGGGCAACGGCGATGCGCACGAGGATGAAATCGACTACTTCGAGCTCGAGCGCGCCCCCTTTTTCCCGGACATCGATTATCCCCGCGCGGGAGGCCGCTAGAGCGCGTCAGTGCGATTTTCACCATGAAGCTCCATGAAGGTCCATGAAGACATGCATGATCTCAAGGGGCTGTCAGAAAGCGCGGCGTGAAGGGCCCGGCTACGCCGGGGCCGCAGGAGTGGAGGGAAGGCGCAAACGAACGCAGCGGTCGTTTTGCTCTCGGCTGTGTTCGTTTGTGCCTTCCCTCCACTCCTGTGTGCCGCCGAAGGCGGCACTTCACGCCGCGCCTTCATGGAGCTTCATGTTCTTCATGGTGATCGCTCTGCCCATCACAGCGGCGACGGATCCAGCACTACCCGAAGCTGCGCAGCGCTTCGTCTTCGTCGTGAAAGATCTCGAAGATCGTCTCGAGCTTGGTGATGTGCATCAGGCGGCCGGTGCGGGCCGTCAGGTTCAGCAGGTGCATGGCACCGCCGCGCCTTTTGACCGTCATGAACTTGCCGGCGAGCATGCCGATGCCGGCGCTGTCCATGCGGGTCACGTCTTTCATGTCAATCAGCAGCTGCACCCGGCCTTCGGCCACCAGGCGGTTGACATGATCCCGCAGCATGACGTCGCCTTCATCGAGTTCGAGCCGGCCCTTGAGCCGGAGGATCGTCACATCAGCGACGCGTTGCTCCACGATTGTCATGGACGCTTCCACGATCCACCTCCCGTCAATCGAGATACTTGATGAGAATCACTTCATTCCGCGCTTCGTTGTAGATCAATTCGTCCACGAGGGACCGGGTCATGGCCAGACCGAACCCGCCAGGCCTGATGCCCTTTTCCTCGCGCTCGGCAAAGTGTTTGAGTGGATCGCCGTCGGGATTCGAGATGGCCGCGTGTTTCAGCCGATCGATGTCAAAGCCCTTGCCCGGATCCGAGATGCGATACAGGAGCATCCGTCTGGCGCGAACGCATGAAATCCTGACCGTCTTCGTGGTATCGAGTTTGCCGCCCCATTCAATGGCGTTCGTCAGCAACTCACGGAAGGCCTGGGCCACAGATTCCCGGATGGCTTCGGGAAGGTCGGCTTCCAGATGCATCACGAAGGACTGGATGCGGTCGGCCATTTCGAGCGAACACGGCGCGATGACTTCAAGCCACTCCGGCCGGGCCGACACCACTTCGATCGAGAGGGCCGCGTGTGGCGCCGTGGCCATGGCGCCGGCAATGATCGACACCACCTCGTTGGGCGCGAAGGGTTTGCGCAAATAGCGATACGCCTGCCGACGCACCGCTTCGAGCAGCGTGGCCGACGTGTCGTCGGCCGTCATCACGATCACGAGGGGCGGATTGGGCAGGGCGCGGGCGTGCGCCAGCATTTCCAGGCCGTTGATGCCGGGCAGCCCGAGATCGAGCAGGACGATATCGAAACCGCCTTGTTCGAGTTGGGCCAGGGCTTCAGGGCCATCGGCGGCTGACACCAGCGTATGTCCGACGTCGGTCAGGAGAGTGGAGAGCACGTGGCGCAACCCGCGGTCGTCATCGACGAGCAGGATGCGACGGCCGGTGGCAGGGGCGGTGACGGCCATGGTGTAGTTTAATGCTGACCTGCGACAACGCGTGAGGAGAGTGCATGGATCGCGACCCGGCAGGCGCTCAGCAACAGGTGCTCTACGCAACCGCGAGGGCCCTGGCTGAATCCGAGACCCTGGAGCAGGCGGCGCCCCGCATGCTCGGGGCGATCTGCGAGGCCCTGGGCTGGCAGTACGGCGCCATCTGGGAAGTGGACCGCTCCAGGAACGTCCTGAGAAGCGTGGCCGTCTGGCACCCTCCGACGCCGACGCTCCAGTCGTTCGCTGAAGCCACCATGCAGTCGCGGTTCGCACC from Acidobacteriota bacterium includes:
- a CDS encoding STAS domain-containing protein; this translates as MTIVEQRVADVTILRLKGRLELDEGDVMLRDHVNRLVAEGRVQLLIDMKDVTRMDSAGIGMLAGKFMTVKRRGGAMHLLNLTARTGRLMHITKLETIFEIFHDEDEALRSFG
- a CDS encoding response regulator; translation: MAVTAPATGRRILLVDDDRGLRHVLSTLLTDVGHTLVSAADGPEALAQLEQGGFDIVLLDLGLPGINGLEMLAHARALPNPPLVIVMTADDTSATLLEAVRRQAYRYLRKPFAPNEVVSIIAGAMATAPHAALSIEVVSARPEWLEVIAPCSLEMADRIQSFVMHLEADLPEAIRESVAQAFRELLTNAIEWGGKLDTTKTVRISCVRARRMLLYRISDPGKGFDIDRLKHAAISNPDGDPLKHFAEREEKGIRPGGFGLAMTRSLVDELIYNEARNEVILIKYLD